GGTGTATCAGGCATTCGGGCAAGATGCCCGTTTTGAAAGTTGCAGTGGTGCTTCGGGGATGAACTTCGACGAAGCGCTGGATTTCATCGTTTCCCGCGGCAAAGCGGAGAAGACCGC
This window of the Coraliomargarita parva genome carries:
- a CDS encoding DUF2492 family protein, which gives rise to MTHVHSLMDIVLQDGGSMAIEDLRRQVYQAFGQDARFESCSGASGMNFDEALDFIVSRGKAEKTATTFTMTIAQHCDH